The following proteins are encoded in a genomic region of Oryctolagus cuniculus chromosome 13, mOryCun1.1, whole genome shotgun sequence:
- the CCDC185 gene encoding coiled-coil domain-containing protein 185 produces MAGFSNFTSPPYRDLWEPRPPRGGRASPARLGGPGPGAEPALDSWAKTAGAEREAAAPWLHRSSSPSARTRGRAYCASPRESRSLTDVAPRPLDRARMHPPRSRRLEEAWSETRSKSSAAWPQPSPLQPQQSQPFPRYTPAQGDSPPPYPEGAYTLASVAPSGDQWAAGVCGHEGLWSSSPVPTEKSFAPSQEFGTHSACVRPQKRDSSERVESAGSPGSQPSASSRDTQNQHSQALTSTLQEAVMSSRDQKIVALVLTRLKKAQRMRELQQQAAVAWEELKLSDQKVQVTLERERQLLLQRSQEQWQEKEPRKTRPGREPHGRRRSSPGKNAPPAESRWRAPPEDQENQRQEKPDGARALAEQRKQSQVQRLREQERQAQRLREQSGLQLQRRLEEASHKRHLHAAEGQKKVQQTNLSSLVNYQARKVLLDCQVKAEELLRKLSLEQSCQRSQEVQQCLIKERYRELREKARKEAEQLQQVRWRAGEAEEQTKARKRVLVELADQKIRQARSHAHRTARDKAQHLRELNALREKNHLVLKLRAEKEEKSHVEGIKEAIKKKEQRMEQISRGKQLASQDFPKGSGAPRGSDSRELQDSRFDRLAPEAQLRVGSQRGRY; encoded by the coding sequence ATGGCGGGCTTCAGCAACTTCACCTCGCCGCCCTATCGCGACCTCTGGGAGCCGCGGCCACCCCGCGGAGGACGCGCGTCCCCGGCGAGGTTGGGCGGGCCGGGACCCGGGGCCGAGCCGGCCCTGGACTCCTGGGCCAAGACTGCGGGCGCCGAGAGGGAGGCGGCGGCCCCCTGGCTGCACCGGAGCTCCTCACCATCAGCGCGGACTCGCGGGCGCGCGTACTGTGCCTCACCAAGGGAAAGCCGCAGCCTCACCGACGTGGCGCCGAGGCCGCTCGACCGCGCCAGGATGCACCCGCCCCGCAGCCGGCGCCTAGAAGAGGCCTGGAGCGAGACCCGGAGCAAGTCCAGCGCGGCCTGGCCACAGCCATCCCCCCTGCAGCCCCAACAGTCGCAGCCCTTCCCGCGCTACACCCCGGCCCAGGGGGACTCGCCACCGCCGTACCCCGAGGGCGCTTACACTCTCGCGAGCGTGGCACCGAGTGGAGAccagtgggcagcaggggtctGCGGCCACGAGGGTCTCTGGTCCTCTTCCCCAGTTCCCACGGAGAAGTCTTTTGCGCCCTCCCAGGAGTTCGGGACGCACTCGGCCTGTGTGCGCCCTCAAAAGAGGGACAGTAGCGAGCGGGTGGAATCGGCGGGTAGTCCGGGCTCGCAGCCCTCGGCGTCCAGCAGAGACACGCAGAACCAGCACAGCCAGGCGCTCACCAGCACCCTGCAGGAGGCGGTGATGTCCTCGCGGGACCAGAAGATCGTGGCCCTGGTGCTGACCCGACTCAAGAAGGCGCAGAGGATGCGGGAGCTGCAACAGCAGGCGGCAGTCGCGTGGGAGGAGCTGAAGCTCTCGGACCAGAAGGTCCAGGTGACCCTGGAGCGGGAGcgccagctgctgctgcagcgGAGCCAGGAGCAGTGGCAGGAGAAGGAGCCGCGCAAGACTCGCCCGGGCCGCGAGCCCCACGGCCGGCGGCGCAGCAGCCCCGGGAAGAACGCGCCCCCGGCGGAGAGCCGCTGGAGGGCGCCGCCCGAGGACCAGGAGAACCAGCGCCAGGAGAAACCGGACGGCGCGCGCGCCCTGGCCGAGCAGCGCAAGCAGAGCCAGGTGCAGCGCCTGCgggagcaggagaggcaggcGCAGCGGCTGCGGGAGCAGAGCGGCCTGCAGCTGCAGCGGAGGCTGGAGGAGGCCTCCCACAAGAGGCACCTGCACGCCGCCGAGGGCCAGAAGAAGGTCCAGCAGACCAACTTGAGCTCCCTCGTCAATTACCAGGCTCGCAAAGTGCTCCTGGACTGCCAGGTCAAGGCCGAGGAGCTCCTCCGGAAGCTGTCGCTGGAGCAGAGCTGCCAGCGGTCTCAAGAGGTCCAGCAGTGTCTGATTAAGGAGCGGTACCGGGAGCTGAGGGAGAAGGCCCGGAAGGAGGCAGAGCAGTTGCAGCAGGTCAGGTGGCGCGCGGGAGAGGCCGAGGAGCAGACGAAGGCGCGCAAGAGGGTGCTGGTGGAGCTGGCCGACCAGAAGATCcggcaggccaggagccacgcgCACAGGACCGCCAGGGACAAGGCGCAGCACCTCCGCGAGCTCAACGCCCTGCGGGAGAAGAACCACCTGGTCCTGAAGCTGAGAGCCGAGAAGGAGGAGAAGTCCCACGTCGAGGGCATCAAGGAGGCCATTAAGAAGAAGGAGCAGCGGATGGAGCAGATATCCCGAGGGAAACAGCTCGCCTCCCAGGACTTCCCGAAGGGCTCTGGGGCCCCCAGGGGGAGCGACTCGAGAGAGCTCCAGGACAGCCGCTTCGATCGGTTGGCACCAGAGGCGCAGCTGCGCGTCGGGTCGCAGAGGGGGCGCTACTGA